The DNA sequence GTAGACAGACTGTTACGAGCCTGATTACTTCTAGTATACAGAACACACACCACTGGGGAAGTTGGTGACCACGGCTGGTGTTTATCAAGCATTTCGAGCCCAAAGTAGCAAATCACTCCTAACCAGACAAAAAGTCTCAGAGCAGCACATTTTTATCTACAAGTAGCATCAATTTATCACCAGGTAATCCTTCCTATTTCTACCAGAACATAGCAGAGCTGTGAAGGTCCTAACTATTGGCAGGAGATGTTGTTCAGGCAGTGACGTGTGAGTCTGTGAGAGGAGGGATGTGTGTAGCAGATAGAGTGATTGGCGAGGAACACGTGTCGTCACCACAGACACCAAGGTCGTTGTTGACTttggtggggttttttttaaaacagggaATAATGATAATTTGTGTCTCAACCAAGAGTTTCAGCCATAATAAATGAAACTTTGATTACAAGACTACTGAAAATACACAGAtccattcattttcatgttcctggaatcaacagcaacaaaataaacaatagtGCCCTCAGTCCCAAGCCCGACAAAATAAAAGGGCTGCTGCAAGAAGGGAAATAAATCCTGTTCCAAGCTTATGTGGATCGGATGATCAGTAGTGGTGACTCCTATTGGGATGTTGTGGTCTTGATGCATGAAGTCCTCACTTTAAACTCGTTTCACCTTCAGCGTGGCCTCATCAGAAGCTCCTGTTGTCCTCTGCCAGCCAGGGTTAACTGGGACCAAGCAACACTAAAAGTAGTGAACATCCATGTACTTACAACCAAACCCGGCGTTTATGCCTAAGGTCTCGGGCTCCAATTGACCTTAGGTGCCTCTATCCTCCACCATCCTCCTCAGAAAAGCATCTGCAGTTATGCTTTGTCTAGTCTGGGACTTGCATGTCTACACAGACAGAACTAAAGGCTGTAGGAGGATTGAGCAGCTATTTAAATCGTGGGGAAAGAGCGTTGTGTAGTTTTAAGTGTGCGTTCATCGCAGCAGTGCTCTTTGAAGCCCAGTGTCGCTCTCGTAACATTTGCCAGCAATCCAGGAGGAAGTATTTCCCAATGTGAGACACTGGGCTATGTGTGTTGTTCGACAgtgcagttttgtgtgtttgtcattgagGGTGGGGGCTTTTCTGGGTGCTTGGTGGGTGGGACACGAACCACCAACAACAAACCATTTTAACAAAGATTTAAGTTATAGAGCTGGAAGAAATCGCCCCAGTTCGAAGCTGTTATGGAATCTTTTTTAGGACAAGCGACTACCGATTTGGCCCTGATCCGgtaaactttgaaaatgttcaATACTGCAAACTCAAGCCTCAACGAGCCGCCAACCCCCCAGCTGCCTGTGGAGGACCACACAGCATGCAGGATCGTCCTGCTGCACCCTGTAGGATCGGGACCCGGCTGGGAATCAGGCTGAGGGATGATGGTGCCCAGCAAACAGATCCTTGTGATGGGCTTTGAAttgctaaacatttaaaacacacatgggTCCTTTTGTGAAAATAATCTGCCAGCAATCCAGGAGGAATGTGACACATGAAACAAACGCTAAGAGAGAGAACTATGTTATTCGCATGACTCTCTGAGTGGCATTAATGAGTGTCTCACCAGACCAGCATCCTTGCTCATATATAGCGACGAAGAGGTGTTTTTAATGGCTGTCAGTGCAGTGTCAACCGCTTGTACACGGGGatggtttttacttttcttaacGCTGACATGCTTAGTCCCAGCCAGGTTCATGGTGATGGTTTTTAACGTTGTCGGCCACGAGAAACTTTCAGAGCGATTCCCACCTACTATTCTGAGATGCTTGATAAATAtgctagaggcagcagctttcGCCGTCACGTAGACTTGTTAACAGTGATCCACAGTCATTCGATTTGGCTGCAACCATTTGCATATCAATGAGGTAAAGCACACAGGCTTCTCTCCTCTTGCTTGATGCCAGTTGTCTGCCACAGATGTGGAGATCGTGGGGGGACATAAAGCAATCCGAGCACTTCTTGATAATCCATTAGCCCTGGGGAGTTCACACCTACTGTGGGTAACTGTTGATGTGGAACGAATAATTCTCCTGTCTCTCGCAGGAAATGGAAATCTCAGCCAACGAGCTGAAAAATGTTCTCAACAGAGTGATCACCAAACGTGAGTCAAATCTGAggctttttcatctttttttacaCGATGGCAGAGATACACAAGCTCAGTACATAAGTAGTTGCCTAGAAAAGCCCTCCACTACAAGAAGTCATAAAGAATAAATTCTTAACTCAGGTTAAAGTACATGTGATACAATTGACTTGAAGTATACAGTGTAAATACTTCTGAAGTTACAATCAGAAGTTATTAATTAAAGaattaagaaatgtattttaaaccattaaaattagttaattaattgTTAATTAGTATTAACAATTAGTTAATAGTCAGTTTCCATCTGTAGTCCACAGGCAGGTACACACAATATACAGAaagcagtacagtacagtacagtactgcatcaaaacaaattcaaattgcTAAGTGCATTCTagtagtacacacacacagacacacacaccctgatcagccacaacataaacagtggtcttaataatgtcagcGTCTGCAGccccacacacagcaaaatgtgatacactgtgtttAGAGGttgtagaagtacacaaactcaattcTCAAGTAAAACTGCAAGTATTGACAAATGAATGTACCTTTTCCGCTGAACTCGAAGGATTGAACTTGATGCTACCGATCACAGGAATGTACAAATCCAGTCCACATTCGTTCCACGTCTGACTGAGAAATCAGATTCCTGCAGAAATCCACAATGTTCAACCCTTAAAACCTTTGACTTAATTTATATGCAGAACCCTTCCTCATATTTGAAAAGTTATCAACATCAATTCAACTTCTCTTCACAAACATCACAGTGCATTAAAAACACTgctaattaaatgtgttttcctttaagAATCTGCACCTGTGAAAGCTGTCAGATTAATATAATAGGATATACAACATGCCCCTCTTATATGCAAGAGGGCGTCACGGTTGCATTTATTAGAAATACTCAGTACGTGAGTACATATACTTAGTTACTTTGCACCACTGACGGCAGTAAAATGCACTGGAAGAGTCTTGTGTGTTACGgtatgtttaataaaaagatgTCAAAGCCTCGTACAGCTCTGACGCTCTGTGTGTTCCCTGTAGATAAGGACCTGAACACAGAGGGTTTCAGCTTGGAGAGCTGCAGGAGCATGATTGCTCTGATGGACGTATCCTTTGTATCGAGTGCATCGGGCTGGATGTGTTGTCTGTACGAGGCACAACCTGCCGAGACCCATGGCGGGGTCAGTGATGGACGCTCAGGCCTCACGTCACCACCACACGAACACAGTGACACCTCTCTCTCTTCAAGTGTGCCATGTTCTCATGTGCCTCACCCAGGCTGTGTATTTAAACAAAGTGTGTCCTTTTAAATGTACGAAATCCACTGAGCCGACACCGTAAGTTTATCATTGTCAGAAACAGAAGTTGTAATATTTATAGTGTTGTGTTACTGGCTCTAATGTGACAATGAAGTCATGTTTGGCGTCAGTTTTGGCTCATACATCTGCACAAACTCTGAAACCAGGTCGTTTTCTGAGCTGACATTGGCTGATACGTTACAGGATTTTAGTCTTAACTGCTTCTGCTTTAGATGGATGGGACCGGCCGACTCAATCTACAGGAGTTCAGACATCTGTGGAACAAGATCAAACAGTGGCAGGTGGGAACGAAGCTTCTCCCTCATTCCTTTTCCCCGTTAGTGTGCGAGAAAGAGACTAAAGTCAcattgtaggaaaaaaaaaggttcacatTACAGGTTTACATTAAAGTCCCATTTGCTCTCTTCCAGGGAATCTTTAAACATTACAACTTTGATCAGTCTGGCAGCATCAACAGCTATGAGATGAGGAACGCTGTCAACGATGCAGGTAACAACAAACAAGGACAAATCAGGAACCCGTTTAGATTTGCTTTGGAAAGAATAAGCATGTGACCAAGTGCcttctgtttgttattttatttgatgagTGTCCACTTGTGGCAAATACAATTGATAAGGTTTAGAAAGACAGCGAGGCTTTAACATCCCACAAATCACGCTGAATGTCTGGACCCAAACAAAACCATGAAGTCCTGCACCCTCTCTGCAAACCTCCACAATCCCATTTTGTGGTTCTGCACAGAGAACCGAGTCTTGGAAGAAAACCTGCTCCAGACAGGAGACCTGAGGCTGTGGTGATGGTTGTCTTCTTAGTGTGACTGTGCTGCAAAGCAAACAGCCAAGACAAGCAGACTGCCCCTCAGGACAAGTCTCTGACTGACTAAACCCTACAGACCAGCTTTGTAGAAACTTTAAGTTAGGAGTTCACAGACAGTTGCCGTCGAATCTGAGGGAACTGGAGAGGTGCAAAAAGTGagggggtctgaatactttccaaagtagttttttttctgttaacataACCATGTTCAGTTTGCAACGGACTGAAGACAGAAATTTGGTTAAAGCAGCTTTCTGGACCTGACTTCAGATTGAAAACCATCTATGCCAGCAGCAAAGGGTCTTCAGTGACAACTTGTTTGACCTTAAgctttttcttccatttaaaATCGTGACTTTGAATCCTGAGATCACAGCATGAACTCGCCCTCTGAATGTCCGTGTCACTGTGTGCTCACTAGTCTTCTGTCCCCATCAGGTTTCCGTCTCAACAACCAGCTGTATGACATCATCACCATGCGCTACGCCAACGAGAACATGAACATCGACTTTGACAGCTTCATCAGCTGTCTGGTTCGGCTCGAAGCCATGTTCAGTAAGTCGGTGCATCGCCCGCACTGTCACAAATATAGTACGTTAAACGATCCAAGCACAGTTAAAGTATGTACTTCATAGTAATGTTGACACTCTGTCccacattttaaacactgagGGTCAAAAACACGCCCAGTTTTAATTCTTGCATCTTAAGGGAGCTTGCAGTAACCATTCCTCCTGTTCAGTCCGACCTTCAAAAGATCTCTCATGCCAGTGCAGATAGACGCAGACTGACAAAGGTTGTTCTGGTCTGATGGGTACGAGCTCCTCCGGCTCTACAAAAGCAGCCTCAGTAGTCTGAGTGAGAAAGTTATAGAATGTATTTGAAAGTATTTGTCATCATCCTTCAATTGCAGCTCTGCAGAGAAAGTGAGGGACCTTTGCACTTTTTGAAAAGATACCTGCTTGATTACAGTGGCTCGAACTGCTGAAGCCTCATATTAGCTTcagataaatgtttgaaatcagTTTTGCCCAGCGCAGACACTGTGGATGTTGTTCCCCCATTGCTTGCTTTAAACGTTCATTAAAGAGGAATCTTGTGAAGACCCACCTGAACAAGAGGAATCACTGCAGCAACCAACAACAGTTGAATTTGTTCATACGGGCACTTGACTGTTTCAGCTCAGTGGTAATTAAACTGGAGCTCGATCGCCACTGAGCCATTTTTTTTGGTCTATTTGCAATTGATTGTTCTGTCCTTAAATGATACAAACCAGTCTGGTTGCGTCGTAGTTGCAGTGTGATGTTCTTCTCTGCAGGGGCGTTCCAGGCCTTTGATCAGGATGGAGACGGTATGATCAGACTCAGCGTCCTGGAGGTAAGAGCTGGATGTAAAAGGTTCTCACTACAAATGTTTCGCTCAGCACAGAGCTTCCATGTATTCATCTAGGCGACGGATTTGTCGCGTTGCCTGCAGCAAAAAGTGGTTCTGAACCAAATATGTGCGTAAACCGCACTTCTTGaactctttttcttctcttcatgcCCAGTGGCTCCAGTTGACCATGTATGCCTAGAAAGGCCCCATCTTCTCCCAGGTGAACTCCACTCCACACGAGGACCAGACCTGCCAGCCTTTACCTCAACATTCAGTGTGCCCGGCCGCCATGAGCTCTCATCCACCTCACCTCCACCCTCCCCTCAGTAGCCAAAATGTTCAGCCTGctttcttcatctctctctctctctctctcgtttgTCTCAGGCATTTTCcatttccttctctgcatttGTCTCGACATTATCATCAAAATATCAAGTCTCCAAGTCAGCAGCTTTGTTCTAATTTTGAGACATTTACTGTTACAGTTGTACCACACTTTTCTCaggcaataaacacacacaacctccttcccccccccccctgtggCAATACCTCACAGAACCTCTACCTGTGACAGGGCAACTTTAAACCACctcatgttttcttctgttatCAATCTGAGCAACAACAGCTGTCTTCCTGTATCCAGTTCAGGGAACTAGGCCCTCTGGTGCCCAACGGATGAACCTGTGAATCACTCCACATGCTACAGACAACCAGCAATGTATTCACAGTTTATCGGCCCCCTACCCCGTTTTTACTTATCGTTGTCAATAAAACACAGCCAGTCACCTTTTACCCGACTAGCAGTGCGCTCCAGTCCCCCTGGTGGACAAACTCAGGCATCTTCCTTTCCTCTCAGCTTCAGCTCCATCAGCTGTCCAGTTTGCCAGTCATTCAATTCTGCATGTGGATGGATGAGATCCAAGAACAAAACTGTGGAGCCAACCAGTTGTTTTTCTTAACACCGAAAACTGGATTTGAAATCGTATGGCTAATTGTTTGGACCTGCGGCTTTTTGTGATTTTCCTATTAAGGCTTTGGTCAAATGAGTGTACTgcatttttaaccattttaaccaaatgaataaatgtgtagATTTTTTGGTTTGACTGCGTTAACAGTGGATTTGATGTGAAATTGTggtatcgttttttttttttttttttttttaaataacattttttgatTATTGTGATGTATGCATGTAGTTCACAAACCCCATGAAAGAAGACCCCCGGAAATAgttttacaacatttatttaattgttattaaCAATTTCTTAGATTGcactttcttaaaaaaaaaaaaaaaaaaagaaagaaaaactttaataacaaatgaaaacctTGAAGAAACTCAGGAATGCCAGGTGAGAGGTGAACTGCATGCTCTCTGAACGGGCGAACAGAGTTGGAAGATGGTGGCTAAGGACTCCGCTTAGAACAAATCCTCAAACAAACAACCGTAACCACAATTAAATCTGTCATGAAGAGCATCCGCTGGGCTTTTACACTTGTTAAAACTGGttgaacttttaaaaaaggtgaGGTATGGCATGGGAGATGAATCCTATTTCTTCCCTTAAAGTTTCCCCATCATACACCTCCTCTCAACATCCTTCACCTCCACACTTCATTAGAAAACTGCCCTCACTGTGAAATAAGCTGTGGTGCCTTCTGCTTGATGCTTCAAATTTAAATtccaaaaaacataatttccaaCAAGTATATGATGTCATAGAAACAGTATACACTCAGTAAAAACTAATTTCCTTTAAATTGCTAATTAATAATGAGGAATAAACCCACACCGAATAACACATGTaggaacacacacatcacatggCCACGTCTTGGTTCTGTTATCACTGCAAACTCTTAAATGGCAACTTCAAGTCAAACATCACTGCATCAAAGTCCCccaatactttttaaatcaCCTGAATGAGCAACGCAGAATAAATAATTGTAATCCTGACttgataacaaaacaaaacgtttGCTAGACCTTcaaactgacataaaaaaaaaaaaagaaactaaatattgAATCAGAAAATTAATATTTGGAGACGACTGCACGAGTTTCTGAAACTTATCATCACAAACCTACGTCACTTTGAGTGAATGATAGGTTAATAAAAGACAacgaaaaggaaaaaaaaaaaaagttgctcaACATGACACATCACAACtgcacaacaacaataaaaacatctcTTAACCCATGCCATATTGTAGCCAAAcaatctggaaaaacaaaattagcGTTTGTTGTTCGATATCTGCacagaaaagcagaacaaatcCCTCTGATGCTGGCAACGCTGACGTTTCTTCAAC is a window from the Channa argus isolate prfri chromosome 16, Channa argus male v1.0, whole genome shotgun sequence genome containing:
- the capn3a gene encoding calpain-3 isoform X1; its protein translation is MEISANELKNVLNRVITKHKDLNTEGFSLESCRSMIALMDMDGTGRLNLQEFRHLWNKIKQWQGIFKHYNFDQSGSINSYEMRNAVNDAGFRLNNQLYDIITMRYANENMNIDFDSFISCLVRLEAMFRAFQAFDQDGDGMIRLSVLEWLQLTMYA